GTGTCAGGACCGTCTGCGACCGCCGACATCGAGATGACCAGAATTAAAGGCGTTCATGGACCGCGGCAGCTTCATATTCTGCTGGTTAACGACTTCGTTTAACTGCTGCCGACACGAAAGCCTTTGACAACGGAACAAAAATCGGCGAAGCTTGCAGTTTCAATAGGTATTGAATTCCTCATTCGACTCAAACCGGGACGGCGCATATGAAAGACCAAAGCATAGAGCGGATAGATAAGGCCCTTGATCAATTCCGGATTGAGATTCCGTCCTGGGGTTTCGCCAACACTGGAACGCGTTTCGGCAAGTTCATCCAGGACGGCGCGGCGACCTCGACGGCTGAGAAGTTCGCCGATGCGGGCGAGGTCTTTCGACTGACCGGGATCACGCCGACGGTTGCGCTGCATGTGCTCTGGGATATGCCTAATGGGCTGGACGATGTTGAAGTGATCCGCGCGCTGGAGCGTGAACACGGTGTGCGCGCAGGCTCGATCAATCCGAACCTTTTTCAGTCGCAGGACTACAAGTTCGGCTCCATTGCGAATCCCTCCGCCGAGATTCGGCAGATGGCGATTCAGCACTTGGTCGATTCGGTTGAGATTGCCAAGGCTTTGGAAAGCCGGGACATTTCACTGTGGATCTCCGACGGCTCCAACTACCCTGGCACGCAGTCGATCCGCCGACGGATTGGCTGGATGGAAGAGGCGATGGCCGCGACACACGCCGCGCTCGGCGCCGGGCAGCGGATGCTGATCGAATACAAGCCGTTCGAGCCGGCGTTCTATCACACTGACATCGCGGATTGGGGCATGGCGCTGCTGCTGGCGCGTCACGCCGGCGCACAGGCAAAGGTGCTGGTCGACACCGGCCATCACTACCAGGGAACGAACATCGAGCAGATCGTCGCGTGGCTGCTCCATACGAACGAGCTTGGCGGCTTCCACTTCAACGATCGCAAGTATTCGGACGACGACCTGACGCTTGGCTCGATCGATCCGTATCAGCTGTTCCGCAT
This Acidobacteriaceae bacterium DNA region includes the following protein-coding sequences:
- a CDS encoding TIM barrel protein; translated protein: MKDQSIERIDKALDQFRIEIPSWGFANTGTRFGKFIQDGAATSTAEKFADAGEVFRLTGITPTVALHVLWDMPNGLDDVEVIRALEREHGVRAGSINPNLFQSQDYKFGSIANPSAEIRQMAIQHLVDSVEIAKALESRDISLWISDGSNYPGTQSIRRRIGWMEEAMAATHAALGAGQRMLIEYKPFEPAFYHTDIADWGMALLLARHAGAQAKVLVDTGHHYQGTNIEQIVAWLLHTNELGGFHFNDRKYSDDDLTLGSIDPYQLFRIFAEILSAGAEADSVAFMIDQSHNLKGKMEAMVQSVVTAQELYARAALIDFDRLAELQDACRLVEAEECFRSGFWTDVRPAIRAWRERRGLAADPLQELAASGYVERVSEQRREHNRRSTATYA